The genomic interval AATGAATACGGGGATTCGGAGTTACACTCGAAGCCCAACCCGTTTCCCAAAGGTCGTACGGGTGTCGCGCGGGGTGGTAGTCAGGCGCCGGTTTTCCCACTTGTCCATGACGCAAGAACCCACTAATATCCGTGCTGCGACAGGAAGCAAAACACCTAGGTTGTGAGGCGAGCTCGGGTCGGTCCGAGGCAGGGCTCGGAACATTCGCCAAACGAATCTCCCACGACTCTCGATGAGCGCGCCCGATACGCAAGCAACCGAAGCTTCCAGGGATCGATTCGGCGTACGGTGTCGTACGCCCGTGAATGGAGGAGAAGATGACACTTAGAATCAACGACGAAGCACCGAATTTCAAAGCGGAGTCGACTGAAGGGCCGATCGACTTTCATCAATGGATCGGCAATGGCTGGGCTATTTTGTTCTCGCATCCAAAGGACTTCACCCCGGTCTGCACGACCGAGCTCGGCTATATGGCCAAGCTCAAACCCGAGTTCGCGAAGCGTAACTGCAAGGTCATCGGCATCAGCGTGGATGGTGTGAGCGACCACCAGAAATGGTCCAAAGATATCGAGTCGTCTCAGGGCCATGCGCTCAACTATCCGCTGATCGGTGATCCCGAGCTCAAGGTCGTCAAGCTCTACGATATGCTGCCGGCGGACGCGGGTGACACCGCGACGGGAAGGACCGCGGCCGACAACTCCACGGCGCGATCGGTTTTCGTCATCGGACCCGATAAGAAAATCAAAGCGACCCTGACCTATCCCATGAGCACCGGTCGTAACTTCGACGAGATTCTTCGTCTGTTGGACTCTTGCCAGCTCACCGCGAGCCATAAGGTTGCGACACCGGTGAACTGGAAGAAGGGCGAGGACGTGATCATCGTTCCGGCCGTCTCGGACGACGAAGCGAAGAAGAAATTCCCCCAGGGATGGAAGGCGCCGCTCCCTTACATTCGAGTCGTCCCCCAGCCGAAGTAGTCGACAGTCGTGCTCGCTAAGCTCGTCGCCCGCTCCACTCGCAACCCAGCCAAGTCGGGCGACGGGCCGCCTCCGGGCGAACGGTGACAGGGAGACCGTCGTTGCACTTGGAATCGATCGCTCTTGCCGGCTCTTCGGCGAGCTGATCCCTTAATGCGCCCGTAGCTCAGAAGGATAGAGCGAAGGATTCCTAATCCTTAGGTCGCAGGTTCGAATCCTGCCGGGCGTACCACCGAGACTGTCTCAGCTGCACTGCAGAATCATCCAGGAACGGTCGAAACGACGCGCGCGCAAATCCTCTTCGTGGATCCAATAGTAGAGGCAGCCGAGATCGCCCCACATCATGCCGGCTTCTTCGACGCTCGGGACCTGCATGAGAAGCCGCCAGTCAGGGGCGGTTTTGCGGATCTCGGGCAATCGTGGATCCTCGTATGCCGTGGCATCGCCGCAGTAAAGGCCTGCCGCGACGAGCGCGCATTCCAACATCATGTCGCCCTGTATTTGGTCGGGATGCCCACCCAGTAGGCCTCTCGGCGTCCCGGCATCGTCATCCTCACCGGTGGCCTCGAGGAGGTCCTGATACGCCTGGAGCTGCTCGGAATCCAAATGGAGGTCCTCGATCAGAACGCTCTCCCACGCCGGCAGAGTAATCGTTTCCCCCGAAGCCAAATCGCACGGCGGGTAGCGAGCATGTTCCGGGAGGTCTTTTGGCCACTCGTCGAGCAACCTCGTCTCGTGC from Vicinamibacteria bacterium carries:
- a CDS encoding YwqG family protein; translated protein: MALTNLDGVIATARRVGYSDIDSLRRLARSAVVLTPGQVGNEASPFTSRLGGLPAMSASVAWPRRGGKSLAFIAQIDLGSQPDSAFQLGLPRDGLLLFFYDSEQSTWGFDPNDAGSFAVIHLPKEHETRLLDEWPKDLPEHARYPPCDLASGETITLPAWESVLIEDLHLDSEQLQAYQDLLEATGEDDDAGTPRGLLGGHPDQIQGDMMLECALVAAGLYCGDATAYEDPRLPEIRKTAPDWRLLMQVPSVEEAGMMWGDLGCLYYWIHEEDLRARRFDRSWMILQCS
- a CDS encoding peroxiredoxin is translated as MTLRINDEAPNFKAESTEGPIDFHQWIGNGWAILFSHPKDFTPVCTTELGYMAKLKPEFAKRNCKVIGISVDGVSDHQKWSKDIESSQGHALNYPLIGDPELKVVKLYDMLPADAGDTATGRTAADNSTARSVFVIGPDKKIKATLTYPMSTGRNFDEILRLLDSCQLTASHKVATPVNWKKGEDVIIVPAVSDDEAKKKFPQGWKAPLPYIRVVPQPK